From the genome of Varibaculum prostatecancerukia, one region includes:
- the rpmF gene encoding 50S ribosomal protein L32, with protein sequence MAVPKRKMSRANTRTRRSAWKAKAPQLTSVKGNDGRSYVAPRHLAKAVKLGLYSPADDFE encoded by the coding sequence ATGGCAGTACCAAAGCGCAAAATGTCTCGTGCGAATACTCGCACCCGGCGGTCTGCTTGGAAAGCCAAGGCACCCCAGCTTACTTCGGTCAAGGGCAATGATGGACGTTCCTATGTGGCACCTCGTCACCTGGCCAAAGCGGTAAAGCTGGGGCTGTACAGCCCGGCAGACGATTTCGAGTAA